A window of the Falco rusticolus isolate bFalRus1 chromosome 1, bFalRus1.pri, whole genome shotgun sequence genome harbors these coding sequences:
- the SDK2 gene encoding protein sidekick-2 isoform X2, translating into MARLRSWGLLCFAVLAMPGPPGAGAQDDVSPYFKTEPVRSQVHLEGNRLVLTCMAEGSWPLEFKWLHNSRELTKFSLEYRYMITSLDRTHAGFYRCIVRNRMGALLQRQTEVQVAYMGSFEDSETQQSVSHGEAAVIRAPRIASFPQPQVTWFREGRKISPSSRIAITLENTLVILSTVAPDAGRYYVQAVNDKNGDNKTSQPITLTVANVGGPADPIAPTIIVPPRNTSVVAGTSEVTMECVANARPLIKLHIIWKKDGVPLSSGISDYSRRLTILNPVLSDSGYYECEAVLRSSSVPAVAEGAYLSVLEPPQFIKEPERHITAEMERVVAIPCQAKGVPPPEMAWYKDAALIHLEKLSRFQLLADGSLQISGLVPDDTGMFQCFARNAAGEVQTTTYLAVTSIAPNITRGPQDSTVIDGMSVILNCETSGAPRPAITWQKGERILASGSVQLPRFTLLESGSLLISPAHLADAGTYTCLATNSRGVDEASADLVVWARTRITDPPQDQSVIKGTKAVMSCGVTHDPSVDVRYIWEKDGAPLSPESGPRVRLDKMGSLHISQTWSGDIGTYTCKVVSAGGNDSRSAHLRVRQLPHAPESPVATLSPLEKRAINLTWAKPFDGNSPLLRYIVEVSENNAPWTVLLASVDPESTTVAVQGLVPARSYQFRLCAVNDVGRGQFSKDTERVSLPEEPPSAPPQNVIASGRTNQSIMIQWQPPPESHQNGVLKGYIIRYCLAGLPVGYQFKNITNADVNNLLLEDLIIWTNYEIEVAAYNSAGLGVYSMKVTEWTLQGVPTVPPGNVQTEATNSTTIRFTWNPPSPQFINGINQGYKLIAWEPEHEEEAAVVTVRPNFQDSIHVGYVAGLRKFTEYFTSVLCFTTPGDGPRSPPQLVRTHEDVPGPVGHLSFSDILDTSLKVSWQEPLEKNGILTGYRISWEEYNRTNTRVTHYLPNVTLEYRVTGLTALTTYTIEVAAMTSKGQGQVSSSTISSGVPPELPGAPTNLGISNIGPRSVTLQFRPGYDGKTSISRWQVEAQVGQSGEAEEWGLIHQLANEPDARSMEVPNLKPFTYYSFRMRQVNIVGTSPPSLPSRRIQTLQAPPDMAPANVTLRTASETSLWLRWMPLLEQEYNGNPDSVGYRIRYVRSDGRGQAAVHVIHDRVEREYTIEDLEEWTEYRVQVQAFNAIGSGPWSHSVVGRTRESVPSSGPSNVSALATSSSSMLVRWSDIPEADCNGLILGYKVMYKEKDSDVRARFWLAEGNASRSAQMTGLGKYTLYEIRVLAFTRIGDGVPSRPPILERTLDDVPGPPVGILFPEVRTTLVRLIWQPPAAPNGIILAYQVTHRLNTTTVNAAAVEVLEPSARQYTATGLQPEATYLFRIAAQTRKGWGEAAEALVVTTEKRDRPQPPGKPLAQQEEVRARSVLLSWEPGSDGLSPVRYYTVQTRELPDGKWALHSASVSRNTTAFVVDRLKPFTSYKFRVKATNDIGDSEYSEESESLTTLQAAPEEAPTILSVTPHTTTSVLIRWQPPAEDKINGILLGFRLRYRELVYDSLRGFTLRSIGSPGTTWAELTPIYAVHNLSEVSLTQYELDNLSKHRRYEIRMSVYNAVGEGPPSPPQEVFVGEAVPTGAPQNVAVQAATATQLDVTWEPPPTESQNGDIQGYKIHFWEAQRQNESARVKTLFMPENGVKLKNLTGYTSYWVSVAAFNAAGDGPRSTPIKGRTQQAAPSAPGSIRFSELTTTSVNVSWEPPPLPNGILEGYRLVYEPCMPVDGVSKIVTVDVKGNSPLWMKVKDLAEGVTYRFRIRAKTFAYGPNVEANITTGPGEGAPGPPGEPFISRYGSAITIHWSSGDPGQGPITRYVIEARPSDEGLWDILIKDIPKEVTSYTFSMDILKQGVSYDFRVIAVNDYGYGTPSTPSPSVSAQKANPFYEEWWFLVVIALVGLIFILLLVFVLIIRGQSKKYAKKSDSGNSSKATALSHGEMVSLDEGSFPALELNNRRLSVKNSFCRKNGIYTRSPPRPSPGSLHYSDEDVTKYNDLIPAESSSLTEKPSEVSDSQGSDSEYEVDPGHQKAHSFVNHYISDPTYYNSWRRQQKGISRAQAYSYTESDSGEPDHAPLSNSTSTQQGSLFRPKASRTPTPQTPGNPPSQPGTLYRPPSSLAPGSRAPIAGFSSFV; encoded by the exons ACGATGTCTCCCCATACTTTAAGACGGAACCAGTGCGGAGCCAGGTCCATCTGGAGGGGAACCGCCTGGTCCTGACGTGCATGGCAGAGGGCAGCTGGCCCCTCGAGTTCAAGTGGCTGCACAACAGCCGGGAGCTGACCAAGTTCTCCCTGGAGTACCG GTACATGATCACGTCGCTGGACCGCACACATGCTGGCTTCTATCGCTGCATTGTCCGCAACCGGATGGGAGCCCTGCTGCAGCGCCAGACCGAGGTGCAGGTGGCCT ACATGGGGAGCTTCGAGGACAGCGAGACACAGCAGAGCGTGTCCCATGGGGAGGCGGCTGTCATCCGTGCGCCCCGCATCGCCAGCTTCCCCCAGCCGCAGGTCACCTGGTTTCGTGAGGGCCGGAAGATCTCCCCCAGCAGCCGCAT AGCCATCACGCTGGAGAACACCCTCGTTATCCTCTCCACGGTGGCCCCGGACGCAGGGCGTTACTACGTGCAGGCGGTGAATGACAAGAACGGGGACAACAAGACGAGCCAGCCCATCACGCTGACCGTGGCCA ATGTGGGTGGCCCGGCTGATCCCATCGCACCTACCATCATTGTCCCACCCAGGAACACCAGTGTGGTGGCCGGGACCTCAGAGGTGACTATGGAGTGCGTGGCCAATGCCAG GCCACTGATCAAGCTGCACATCATCTGGAAGAAGGATGGGGTGCCCCTCTCCAGCGGCATCAGTGACTACAGCCGCCGGCTCACCATCCTCAACCCCGTGCTGAGTGACAGCGGCTACTACGAGTGCGAGGCTGTGCTCCGCAGCAGCAGCGTGCCCGCCGTGGCTGAGGGCGCCTACCTCTCTGTCCTGG AGCCACCACAGTTCATCAAGGAGCCGGAGAGGCACATCACAGCCGAGATGGAGAGGGTGGTGGCCATCCCCTGCCAAGCCAAAG GCGTGCCCCCCCCCGAGATGGCCTGGTACAAGGATGCTGCCCTCATCCACCTGGAGAAGCTGTCCCGCTTCCAGCTCCTGGCAGATGGCAGCCTGCAGATCAGTGGGCTGGTCCCCGACGACACCGGCATGTTCCAGTGCTTCGCCCGCAATGCGGCTGGCGAGGTGCAGACCACCACGTACCTGGCCGTGACCA GCATCGCACCCAACATCACCAGGGGTCCTCAGGACAGCACGGTGATTGATGGCATGTCTGTAATCCTCAACTGCGAGACCTCGGGGGCTCCACGCCCGGCCATCACGTGGCAGAAAG GGGAGCGGATCCTGGCCAGCGGCTCGGTGCAGCTGCCGCGTTTCACCTTGCTGGAGTCGGGCAGCCTGCTCATCAGCCCTGCGCACCTCGCTGACGCCGGCACCTACACGTGCCTGGCCACCAACTCCCGTGGCGTGGATGAAGCATCTGCCGACCTGGTTGTCTGGG CAAGGACACGTATCACCGACCCGCCGCAGGACCAGAGTGTCATCAAAGGGACCAAGGCTGTCATGAGCTGTGGGGTCACCCACGACCCCAGTGTGGATGTCAG GTACATCTGGGAGAAGGATGGGGCACCGCTGAGCCCGGAGAGCGGCCCAAGGGTGCGCCTGGACAAGATGGGCAGCCTCCACATCTCCCAGACCTGGTCGGGTGACATCGGCACCTACACCTGCAAGGTGGTCTCAGCCGGGGGCAACGATTCACGCAGTGCCCACCTCCGTGTCCG GCAGCTCCCCCACGCCCCTGAGAGCCCCGTGGCCACCCTCAGCCCCCTGGAGAAACGGGCCATCAACCTTACCTGGGCCAAGCCCTTCGACGGCAACAGCCCCCTGCTCCGCTACATTGTGGAGGTCTCCGAGAACA ATGCGCCCTGGACTGTGCTGCTGGCCAGTGTGGACCCCGAGTCAACAACGGTGGCGGTGCAGGGCTTGGTCCCTGCTCGGTCCTACCAGTTCCGCCTCTGCGCCGTGAACGACGTGGGCAGGGGGCAGTTCAGCAAAGACACGGAGAG GGTGTCCCTGCCCGAGGAGCCCCCCTCCGCACCCCCTCAGAATGTCATCGCCAGCGGCCGCACCAACCAGTCCATCATGATCCAGTGGCAGCCGCCCCCCGAGAGCCACCAGAACGGTGTCCTCAAGGGTTACATCATCCG ATactgcctggctgggctgcctgtGGGCTACCAGTTCAAGAACATCACCAATGCTGACGTCAACAACCTACTCCTGGAGGACCTCATCATCTGGACCAACTATGAGATCGAGGTGGCGGCATACAACAGCGCTGGCCTGGGGGTGTATAGCATGAAGGTGACCGAGTGGACTCTGCAGGGAG TCCCCACGGTGCCTCCGGGGAACGTGCAGACTGAGGCCACCAACTCCACCACCATCCGCTTCACCTGgaacccccccagcccccagttCATCAACGGCATCAACCAGGGGTACAAG CTCATCGCCTGGGAGCCGGAGCAcgaggaggaggcggcggtgGTGACAGTGCGGCCCAACTTCCAGGACAGCATCCACGTGGGCTACGTGGCGGGGCTGCGGAAATTCACCGAGTACTTCACCTCGGTGCTGTGCTTCACCACACCGGGGGACGGCCCGCgcagccccccccagctggTGCGCACCCACGAGGATG TGCCTGGTCCCGTGGGACATCTCAGCTTCAGTGACATCCTGGACACGTCCCTGAAGGTCAGCTGGCAGGAACCACTGGAGAAGAACGGCATCCTGACAG GCTACCGGATCTCCTGGGAGGAGTACAACCGCACCAACACACGGGTCACCCATTACCTGCCCAATGTCACCCTGGAGTACCGCGTCACCGGCCTCACCGCCCTCACCACCTACACCATCGAGGTGGCTGCCATGACCTCCAAGGGCCAGGGCCAGGTCTCCTCCTCCACCATCTCCTCGGGAGTGCCACCAG AGCTCCCCGGTGCCCCCACCAACCTGGGCATCTCCAACATTGGACCCCGCTCTGTCACCCTCCAGTTTCGCCCAGGCTACGATGGCAAAACCTCCATCTCCCGCTGGCAGGTGGAGGCACAG GTGGGCCAGAGCGGCGAGGCCGAAGAGTGGGGGCTCATCCACCAGCTGGCTAACGAGCCCGATGCCCGCTCCATGGAGGTGCCCAACCTGAAGCCCTTCACCTACTACAG TTTCCGCATGCGGCAGGTGAACATCGTGGGCACCAGCCCCCCTAGTCTGCCCTCCCGGAGGATCCAGACCCTGCAGGCCCCCCCGGACATGGCACCTGCTAACGTCACCCTGAGGACAGCCAGCGAGACCAGCCTGTGGCTGCGCTGGATG ccccTCCTGGAGCAGGAGTACAACGGGAACCCCGACTCAGTGGGCTACAGGATCCGCTACGTGCGCTCAGACGGGCGAGGGCAGGCAGCGGTGCACGTCATCCATGACCGTGTGGAGCGGGAGTACACCATCGAGGACCTGGAGGAGTGGACTGAGTACCGGGTGCAGGTCCAAGCCTTCAATGCCATCGGCTCGGGGCCCTGGAGCCACTCGGTGGTGGGACGCACCCGGGAGTCAG TGCCCTCCTCTGGCCCCAGCAACGTGTCAGCACTGgccacctcctccagcagcatgCTGGTCCGATGGAGCGACATCCCTGAGGCAGACTGCAATGGCCTCATCCTGGGCTACAAG GTGATGTACAAGGAGAAGGACTCGGATGTGCGTGCCCGGTTCTGGCTGGCGGAGGGCAATGCCTCCCGCAGTGCCCAGATGACCGGGCTGGGTAAATACACGCTGTACGAGATCCGTGTGCTGGCCTTCACCAGGATCGGTGACGGCGTGCCCAGCCGGCCTCCCATACTCGAGCGGACACTGGATGACG TGCCCGGCCCCCCCGTGGGGATCCTCTTCCCCGAAGTGAGGACCACCTTGGTGCGGCTCATCTGGCAGCCGCCCGCAGCACCCAATGGCATCATCCTGG CGTACCAGGTCACCCACCGCCTCAACACCACCACGGTCAATGCAGCCGctgtggaggtgctggagcccaGTGCCCGGCAGTACACAGCCACCGGCCTCCAGCCCGAGGCCACCTACCTCTTCCGCATCGCGGCACAGACCCGCAAGGGCTGGGGCGAGGCGGCCGAAGCCCTCGTGGTGACTACAGAGAAGAGAG accgcccgcagccccccgggaAGCCGCTGGCGCAGCAGGAGGAGGTACGAGCCCGCAGCgtgctgctctcctgggagCCGGGCAGCGACGGGCTCTCCCCCGTCCGCTACTACACTGTGCAGACCCGCGAGCTGCCCGACGGCAAGTGGGCACTACACTCCGCCTCTGTCAGCCGCAACACCACCGCCTTCGTCGTGGACCG GCTGAAGCCCTTCACCTCCTACAAGTTCCGCGTGAAGGCGACGAATGACATCGGGGACAGCGAGTACAGTGAGGAGTCGGAGTCGCTCACCACCCTGCAGGCGG CCCCCGAGGAAGCCCCCACCATCCTCTCCGTCACCCCACACACCACCACATCAGTGCTCATCCGCTGGCAG CCCCCGGCCGAGGACAAGATCAATGGGATCCTGCTGGGTTTCCGTCTCCGCTATCGTGAGCTGGTGTACGACAGCCTGCGCGGCTTCACCCTGCGCAGCATCGGCAGCCCTGGCACCACGTGGGCCGAGCTCACCC CCATCTACGCCGTGCACAACCTCAGCGAGGTCTCCCTCACCCAGTACGAGCTGGACA ACCTGAGCAAGCACCGACGCTACGAGATCCGCATGAGCGTGTACAACGCTGTGGGCGagggcccccccagcccccctcagGAGGTCTTTGTGGGTGAAGCGG TGCCAACTGGTGCGCCACAGAACGTGGCGGTacaggcagccacagccacccagCTGGATGTCACCTGGGAACCGCCACCCACCGAGAGCCAGAACGGGGACATACAGGGCTACAAG atcCACTTCTGGGAGGCCCAGCGCCAGAACGAGAGCGCACGGGTGAAGACACTTTTCATGCCTGAGAATGGGGTGAAGCTGAAGAATCTGACGGGGTACACCTCCTACTGGGTCAGCGTCGCCGCCTTCAACGCCGCAGGAGACGGGCCCCGCAGCACCCCCATCAAGGGGCGGACgcagcaggcag ctcccagtgcccccgGCTCCATCCGGTTCAGCGAGCTGACCACCACCTCGGTGAATGTGTCCTGGGAGCCACCACCGCTGCCCAACGGCATCCTCGAGGGCTACAGGCTGGTCTATGAGCCCTGCATGCCCGTGGATG gtgtCAGTAAGATTGTGACAGTGGACGTGAAGGGCAACAGCCCACTGTGGATGAAGGTGAAGGACCTGGCAGAGGGTGTGACATACCGGTTCCGGATCCGGGCCAAAACCTTCGCCTACGGGCCGAACGTTGAGGCAAACATCACCACGGGGCCTGGGGAAG GTGCCCCTGGCCCACCTGGTGAGCCCTTCATCTCCCGCTACGGCTCAGCTATCACCATCCACTGGTCAAGCGGGGACCCCGGCCAAGGGCCCATCACCAGATACGTTATCGAAGCCCGTCCTTCAG ATGAGGGACTCTGGGATATCCTCATCAAAGACATCCCCAAGGAAGTGACCTCCTACACCTTCAGCATGGACATCCTGAAGCAGGGGGTCAGCTATGACTTCCGTGTCATCGCTGTGAATGACTATGGCTATGGGACCCCCAGCACGCCTTCTCCCTCCGTGTCAG cccagaaagccaacccGTTCTACGAGGAGTGGTGGTTCCTGGTGGTCATCGCCCTGGTAGGGCTCATCTTCATTCTCCTGCTTGTCTTCGTGCTCATCATCCGTGGGCAGAGCAAGAAGTATGCCAAGAAGTCAGACTCAG GGAACAGCTCCAAGGCGACCGCTCTGAGCCACGGTGAGATGGTGAGCCTGGATGAGGGCAGCTTCCCCGCCCTGGAGCTCAACAACCGGCGCCTCTCTGTCAAGAACTCCTTCTGCCGGAAAAATGGCATCTACACCCG GTCCCCGCCGCggcccagccctggcagcctcCACTACTCGGACGAGGATGTGACCAAGTACAACGACCTGATCCCCGCCGAGAGCAGCAGCCTGACGGAGAAGCCCTCCGAGGTCTCCGACTCTCAG